The Candidatus Aegiribacteria sp. genome includes a window with the following:
- a CDS encoding FAD:protein FMN transferase yields the protein MPRSRKLSSYVLMVILMLTVLIAVLIRAITIQKQTELVEMRRRTPVLGTYATYVVIAQEESADNILGAMDSLARHLDFELGVFSQGEVSLFNKRGYACISEMSTDLRHLLEVSFLIASVTDSLFDPSIGALVNVWGFPNDPHIPDSLSIENALFVSGLKNLATSGDTIRLNPGTLLDFGAIAKGYTADRVFDLAVKRGAYAVLVEIGGEIRCGGDPETGRIWRLAVRNPRLNEIQEMIMLENGAVATSGDYESCIFENERRFCHILDPRTGYPETGVASVTVVADRSVIADALATAIAVGGTDIASSVPDSLFSLIIVIMEDEAGNLLEWKRGEV from the coding sequence ATGCCCCGGAGCAGGAAGCTATCGTCGTATGTTCTAATGGTTATTCTGATGCTGACTGTTCTGATTGCCGTACTGATTCGTGCGATTACTATACAGAAGCAAACTGAACTTGTTGAGATGCGCAGAAGAACTCCGGTTCTGGGTACATATGCGACGTACGTAGTTATTGCGCAGGAAGAATCAGCAGACAATATCCTGGGCGCAATGGATTCACTTGCCAGGCATCTTGATTTTGAGCTGGGTGTGTTCAGTCAGGGAGAAGTATCTTTATTTAACAAACGCGGTTATGCATGCATCTCTGAAATGTCCACTGATCTCCGGCATCTTCTGGAAGTCTCATTCCTTATTGCCTCTGTAACGGATTCACTTTTTGATCCCTCAATTGGAGCTCTCGTAAACGTGTGGGGATTTCCGAATGATCCGCATATTCCGGACAGTCTTTCAATTGAAAATGCCCTTTTCGTATCCGGCCTGAAAAATCTCGCAACCTCCGGAGATACAATCCGACTGAATCCAGGGACACTCCTGGATTTTGGCGCTATAGCGAAAGGATATACGGCGGATCGAGTCTTTGATCTTGCTGTGAAGCGTGGCGCATATGCTGTTCTGGTTGAGATCGGAGGGGAGATTCGCTGTGGAGGTGATCCTGAAACTGGAAGGATCTGGAGGCTTGCCGTAAGAAATCCAAGACTGAATGAGATTCAGGAAATGATCATGCTTGAAAATGGCGCGGTCGCCACTTCAGGAGACTATGAAAGCTGTATATTCGAAAATGAAAGACGGTTCTGTCACATTCTTGATCCCCGTACCGGATATCCGGAAACAGGAGTGGCTTCGGTGACCGTTGTTGCCGACAGATCCGTGATTGCAGACGCGCTGGCTACAGCTATTGCGGTAGGGGGAACAGATATTGCATCCTCAGTACCTGATTCGCTCTTCAGTTTGATTATTGTAATTATGGAAGATGAAGCCGGGAATCTGCTGGAATGGAAAAGGGGGGAAGTGTGA
- a CDS encoding membrane dipeptidase, producing MNPSVFDAHVDTLLKLPNAVSFIQGNEVTHVDQPRAKRAGVTQLLTAVCAEAAKNQMTAFHYGISLYREVKEISSIELLLLLEGCQPLMEIENREEIIQLLSFASLTWNGANSLGGGIGTDTGLSAAGKNMALQLHDAGVILDVSHLCDQSRMDLLSLGIRTVATHCNCRSILDIPRNLPDDDIREIASSGGVIGVTFVPDFLGKDASIGTIADHLEHIIKITDISHAGMGSDFDGTINLPAGVRDCSVWPEIFELLDKRGWDQKSIEAVAGDNWRRITMEN from the coding sequence GTGAACCCGTCAGTATTCGATGCCCATGTTGATACACTTCTTAAACTTCCGAATGCTGTGAGTTTTATTCAAGGGAATGAAGTAACACATGTTGATCAGCCCAGAGCGAAGCGCGCCGGTGTTACTCAACTTCTGACCGCGGTCTGTGCTGAAGCTGCAAAAAACCAGATGACCGCCTTTCACTATGGGATTTCTCTTTACAGAGAGGTTAAGGAGATATCCTCAATAGAGCTTCTGCTGTTGCTGGAGGGCTGTCAACCCCTGATGGAGATTGAGAACAGAGAAGAAATAATTCAATTATTATCTTTTGCTTCTCTTACCTGGAATGGCGCGAATTCTCTAGGGGGTGGAATCGGCACGGATACAGGGCTCTCAGCAGCGGGGAAGAACATGGCTTTGCAGCTTCATGATGCAGGAGTCATTCTGGATGTATCACATCTTTGTGATCAGTCGAGAATGGATCTGCTCTCGCTTGGCATCAGAACTGTTGCCACACATTGCAATTGCAGAAGTATTCTGGATATTCCAAGGAATCTTCCTGATGACGATATTCGGGAAATAGCCAGCTCCGGCGGAGTTATAGGAGTAACATTTGTTCCTGATTTTCTCGGGAAGGATGCTTCAATTGGGACTATTGCGGATCATCTTGAGCATATTATTAAGATCACCGACATTTCGCACGCAGGTATGGGAAGCGATTTTGACGGTACAATAAATCTTCCTGCAGGAGTGCGTGACTGTTCGGTATGGCCTGAAATATTTGAGCTTCTGGATAAAAGAGGATGGGATCAGAAAAGCATAGAAGCTGTTGCCGGTGATAACTGGCGCAGAATAACGATGGAAAACTGA
- the amrS gene encoding AmmeMemoRadiSam system radical SAM enzyme, which translates to MRKPEWFEKDGEKWRCLLCPRGCTWDADSTSIGFCRVRGVKNGVPYLPGYGGCVSLSIDPIEKKPLYHFLPGSSIFSTGPAGCNMSCDFCQNWSISQKNNVPVRYVSPPDLALMAMSSGSVGIAYTYTEPSIWYEYIYDSAPLVREKGGVSVMVSNGMINPEPLRELIGIIDAWNIDLKSWSDEFYTEHCAGSLPTVLNTLKILADSECHLEVTFLVIPGENDIPDEWKKMADWLAHECGDDTVLHISRYFPRYKLKSHPTPVETLIHAKEVFSEKLNFVYLGNVGLDSGNIICPSCSNLCVSRAGIEVNTDGMNKGLCRVCGRDLNLIYEIIR; encoded by the coding sequence GTGAGAAAGCCCGAGTGGTTCGAGAAGGACGGGGAAAAGTGGAGATGCCTGCTCTGTCCCAGAGGGTGTACCTGGGACGCTGATTCTACTTCGATCGGGTTCTGCAGAGTCCGGGGCGTTAAAAACGGAGTTCCATACCTTCCCGGATATGGGGGATGCGTATCACTTTCGATCGATCCGATTGAGAAAAAACCGCTGTACCATTTTCTTCCCGGTTCATCAATTTTTTCAACCGGTCCGGCCGGATGCAACATGAGCTGTGATTTCTGTCAGAACTGGTCGATCTCCCAGAAAAATAACGTACCTGTAAGATATGTTTCCCCGCCTGATCTTGCTTTAATGGCTATGAGCAGCGGGAGTGTCGGAATAGCCTATACATATACAGAGCCTTCAATATGGTACGAATACATTTACGATTCAGCACCACTTGTCCGGGAAAAGGGCGGTGTCTCGGTCATGGTCTCAAATGGAATGATCAATCCGGAGCCTCTCAGGGAGCTGATCGGAATAATCGATGCCTGGAATATCGATCTTAAATCCTGGTCGGATGAGTTTTACACAGAACACTGTGCCGGATCACTGCCGACTGTTCTCAATACATTAAAAATTCTGGCTGACTCCGAATGTCATCTGGAGGTCACATTTCTTGTTATTCCGGGTGAAAATGATATTCCTGATGAATGGAAAAAAATGGCTGACTGGCTCGCGCATGAATGCGGTGACGATACAGTGCTTCATATTTCAAGATATTTTCCCAGGTACAAGCTGAAGAGCCATCCTACTCCCGTTGAGACACTAATCCACGCAAAGGAAGTATTCTCTGAGAAACTCAATTTTGTCTATCTCGGGAACGTGGGGCTGGACAGCGGGAATATTATTTGTCCATCCTGCTCCAATCTATGCGTGAGCAGAGCCGGTATTGAAGTAAATACTGACGGCATGAACAAAGGCTTATGCAGGGTGTGCGGTCGCGACCTGAATCTTATTTATGAAATCATCAGATAA